In Excalfactoria chinensis isolate bCotChi1 chromosome 20, bCotChi1.hap2, whole genome shotgun sequence, a genomic segment contains:
- the VWA5B1 gene encoding von Willebrand factor A domain-containing protein 5B1 isoform X2 gives MVTSARLRSAMGSRTCVRPPACARAWVTPLPALRAVSLLPCSLPPRLHLPVQSGVKRCLPDSFQPPASRAAGEGEKLLALPRPTFLLLIGKGSEGTRRTCVALGSSCGLFLPKHCVMPGLINQSSHCPLLLTASEVTSCVSGYALGMTASLTYRNLQAQPCKGLFIFPLDEGTTVVGFEAVICQRAVTVQIKDKAKIDDLYLDSISLPDGGAPDGGERIVMDEDLERIAFVANLGTIPPLESVSIFISTSSELQTLPSGAVRVLLPAVCVPRVPQPSLENASSLSSHLLRTDKQCCTSGSPELRSSFCLSQLLQIEATNPSEYEFSFHLEIRGPCLLAGVESPTHEIRADADPSARSAKSIVITLANRHTFDRPVEILIHPSEPHMPHILMEEGDMTPAEYEQHLKGKNDFIKGTKKDPSAEKKTEIIRKRLHKDIPHHPVLMLNFCPELSATPADLQKAAGEFIFLVDCSGSSVSIGRAKDALLVALKSLMPACLFNIITFSSTFKILFPASRTYCEDSLAVACESIRRMHADTGSPNILSPLKWIIRQPIRRGHPRLLFLLSHGAVDNAGMVLELLRNHSCSTRCYSFGIGPHACRRLVQGAAAVSRGIAEFLAEGERLQPKVIRSLKKAMAPVLSDVSVEWVFPESTEVLVSPLSSSCLFPGDRLVGYSIICDTSLYISKPRADKRRRYSTMRSQESGSSVFFHSQEEGTGAESWSYPEGCSTLDQLAAGRDPSGESDTDADAKASCRRRAYSANQISDRQPLYKEPTASDPGNSLLRNPLRKTQLQDLQQLSPELQPVHFQPFAATPRISTTRICSAGTHRPSLLQQSLVSSCHCPTSPPASDVAVGCGSGLLDASLQSSSDSRSPGEPEAAQHPSFTFETETSSDYEPQDWDSGATRGSPRSPRASCKAVVKGLRGGEPMQWEITFDLPALLQEQDGQEEGEEDVWSETFHQLAARAVIRDLELLAERERDIEHGPGRRYQLNAVHTSKACNVISKYTAFVPVELSSGTYLPPIIQYSHTGTLSKQGGHRNLSSGRRKCRGLSSAQPLSPCGQNGDDGFYGMDTDDPRLSPCSTPLSSSWKRCRIPEVPSQSLAASSAHSPKSIESIFAARLTLQKTRLLTRAAKGFMSKSPSRVSETSYERDSESTDYLPLVSLQLACGAFLMNSAFCEAVSIPMEKLRWTSPFSCHRLALSPSSSSSTKKPEQRGNPTISLVPNSSSAWDTGGAMESISKALKAESELSPPAITIRRSPAEQWDASISEAGSTDIQTLLLDIELQKQTEPEGMLWATAVALAWLEHSSASYFIEWELVAAKASLWLGEQDFPQGCSLAAVKSAAQQLFVLLRHWDENLEFNLLCYNPGSV, from the exons ATGGTTACCTCCGCACGGCTCCGCTCTGCCATGGGCTCCCGGACCTGCGTCCGTCCGCCTGCGTGTGCCCGTGCCTGGGTCACCCCACTCCCAGCCCTGCGCGCTGtctccctcctcccctgctCTCTCCCTCCTCGTCTCCATCTCCCCGTGCAGAGCGGCGTGAAGCGCTGCCTGCCTGATTCCTTTCAGCCCCCCGCAAGCCGAGCTGCAGGAGAAGGGGAGAAGTTGCTCGCCCTACCCCGGcccaccttcctcctcctcatagGCAAG GGCTCTGAAGGCACAAGGAGGACGTGTGTTGCTCTGGGCTCCTCTTGTGGGCTCTTCCTTCCTAAGCACTGCGTGATGCCAGGGCTGATCAACCAGAGCTCCCATTGCCCACTGCTGCTCACCGCCTCCGAGGTGACATCCTGTGTCAGTGGTTATGCCCTGGGCATGACAGCATCGCTCACCTACCGCaacctgcaggcacagccctgcaaag GGCTCTTCATCTTCCCTCTGGATGAAGGCACCACCGTCGTGGGGTTTGAGGCAGTGATCTGCCAGCGTGCTGTGACCGTGCAGATAAAGGACAAAGCCAAGATTGACGACTTGTATTTGGACAGCATCAGCCTCCCTGATGGAGGAGCTCCCGACGGGGGTG AAAGGATTGTGATGGACGAGGACTTGGAGAGGATCGCTTTTGTGGCCAACCTGGGCACGATTCCTCCCCTGGAAAGCGTTTCCATCTTCATCAGCACCTCCTCTGAGCTGCAGACGCTGCCTAGTGGGGCTGTGCGGGTCCTCCTGCCAGCTGTATGTGTCCCCAGAGTACCCCAGCCCAGCCTGGAGAATGCCAGCAGCCTTTCCAGCCACCTGCTGCGAAC GGACAAGCAGTGCTGCACGTCGGGGAGCCCAGAGCTTAGGAGCAGTTTCTGtctgtcccagctgctgcagattgAGGCCACCAACCCCTCCGAGTATGAATTCAGCTTCCACCTGGAGATCCGGGGTCCATGCTTGCTGGCAG GCGTTGAGAGCCCCACACATGAGATCCGAGCAGATGCCGACCCCTCCGCTCGCTCAGCAAAGAGCATCGTCATCACATTGGCCAACAGGCACACGTTTGACCGACCCGTGGAGATCCTCATCCACCCAAGTG AGCCCCACATGCCTCATATCCTAATGGAGGAAGGCGATATGACGCCTGCGGAGTACGAACAGCACTTGAAAGGGAAGAATGATTTCATTAAAGGCACAAAGAAGGACCCCAGTGCTGAGAAAAAG ACGGAAATCATTAGGAAACGCCTGCACAAGGACATCCCCCACCATCCTGTCCTCATGCTGAACTTCTGTCCTGAGCTCAGTGCGACCCCAGCAGacctgcagaaagctgctggagAATTCATCTTCCTGGTGGACTGCAGTGGGAGCAGCGTGAGCATCGGCCGTGCCAAG GACGCTCTGTTGGTGGCCCTCAAGAGCCTGATGCCAGCCTGCCTCTTCAACATCATCACCTTCAGCTCCACCTTCAAGATCCTATTCCCAGCCAGCAGGACGTACTGCGAG GATAGCCTGGCTGTGGCCTGCGAGAGCATCAGGAGGATGCATGCTGACACAGGGAGCCCCAACATCTTGTCTCCTCTCAAGTGGATTATCCGGCAGCCCATCCGCAGGGGTCACCCCCGCCTGCTCTTCCTGCTGTCTCACGGGGCAGTCGACAACGCAGGgatggtgctggagctgctgaggaACCACTCATGTTCCACCAG GTGCTACAGCTTCGGCATCGGGCCCCACGCCTGCAGGAGGTtggtgcagggagcagctgctgtgtccAGGGGCATCGCTGAGTTCCTGGCGGAGGGCGAGCGGCTGCAGCCCAAG GTGATCAGGTCACTGAAGAAAGCGATGGCTCCGGTACTGAGTGATGTGTCGGTGGAGTGGGTCTTCCCTGAAAGCACCGAGGTGTTGGTTTCCCCTCTCAGCTCCAGTTGCCTCTTCCCCGGGGACCGTCTGGTGGGCTACAGCATCATCTGTGACACCTCACTGTACATCTCCAAGCCCAGAGCT GACAAGAGGCGAAGGTACAGCACCATGCGCTCCCAGGAGTCAGGCAGCTCCGTTTTCTTTCACTCCCAAGAAGAGGGGACTGGTGCTGAGAGCTGGAGCTACCCAGAGGGATGCAGCACCCTGGatcagctggcagcaggcagggaccCCAGCGGAGAATCAGACACGGATGCCG ATGCAAAGGCGTCCTGCAGGAGACGTGCATACAGTGCCAACCAAATCTCTGACCGCCAGCCCCTCTACAAGGAGCCCACGGCCAGCGACCCGGGCAACTCACTATTGAGGAACCCCCTGCGTAAAACCCAGCTGCAggacctgcagcagctcagccctgagctACAGCCTGTGCATTTCCAG CCCTTCGCTGCCACCCCACGCATCTCCACCACCCGGATCTGCAGTGCAGGCACCCACcggccctccctgctgcagcagagccttgTGTCCTCCTGCCACTGCCCCACGTCCCCACCAGCATCTGACGTGGCTGTGGGATGCGGTTCAGGGCTACTCGATGCCAGCCTGCAGTCCTCATCCGACAGCCGGAGCCCTGGGGAGCCAG AGGCTGCCCAGCATCCGTCCTTCACTTTTGAAACAGAGACCTCTTCAGACTATGAGCCCCAGGATTGGGATTCCGGTGCCACCCGAGGGTCCCCACGTTCCCCCCGCGCCTCTTGCAAGGCGGTGGTGAAGGGGCTGCGGGGTGGTGAGCCCATGCAGTGGGAGATCACCTTCGACCTCCCTGCACTCCTCCAAGAGCAGGACGGGCAGGAGGAGGGCGAGGAGGATGTGTGGAGTGAGACCTTCCACCAGCTGGCAGCCAGGGCTGTCATCAGGGACCTGGAGCTGCTCGCCGAGAGGGAGCGCGACATCGAGCACG GGCCGGGGAGGAGATACCAGCTCAACGCCGTCCACACCAGCAAGGCCTGCAATGTCATCAGCAAATACACTGCCTTCGTGCCGGTGGAGCTGAGCAGCGGCACCTACCTGCCCCCCATCATTCAGTACAGCCACACAG GGACACTGTCCAAGCAAGGTGGCCATAGGAACCTCAGCTCGGGGCGCAGGAAGTGTCGTGGCCTTTCCTCTGCACAACCCCTGTCACCGTGTGGCCAGAATGGAGATGATGGATTTTATGGCATGG ATACAGATGATCCCAGGCTGTCACCCTGCAGCACCCCGCTGTCCTCCAGCTGGAAGCGCTGCCGCATCCCTGAAG TGCCATCCCAGAGCCTGGCTGCTTCTTCTGCACATTCCCCAAAATCCATCGAGAGCATCTTTGCTGCAAG GCTGACCCTCCAGAAGACCAGGCTGCTGACTCGGGCTGCCAAGGGTTTCATGAGCAAATCTCCAAGCAGAGTGAGCGAAACCAGCTATGAGAGAGACAGTGAAAGCACCGATTACCTTCCATTg GTGTCCCTGCAGCTGGCCTGCGGTGCCTTCCTCATGAACAGTGCCTTCTGCGAGGCAGTCAGCATCCCCATGGAGAAGCTCCGTTGGACTTCACCCTTCTCCTGCCACCGCTTGGCACTCAgcccctccagctcctccagcactaAGAAGCCAGAGCAGCGTGGAAACCCCACGATCAGCCTGGTccccaacagcagctctgcatgggACACCGGTGGTGCTATGGAGAGCATCTCCAAAGCTCTGAAAGCTGAGAGTGAGCTCTCCCCTCCTGCCATCACCATCCGCCGCTCCCCAGCTGAGCAGTGGGATGCCAGCATCtctgaggcaggcagcactgatATCCAAACGCTGCTGCTGGATATCgagctgcagaagcagacagAGCCCGAGGGGATGCTGTGGGCCACAGCTGTAGCACTGGCCTGGTtggagcacagctcagcatcctACTTCATCGAGTGGGAGCTGGTGGCTGCCAAGGCCAGCTTGTGGCTGGGTGAGCAGGACTTCccacagggctgcagcctggctgctgtgaaatctgcagcccagcagctctttGTCTTGCTCAGGCATTGGGATGAGAACCTGGAGTTCAACCTGCTGTGCTACAACCCCGGCAGTGTGTGA